The Candidatus Delongbacteria bacterium genome has a window encoding:
- a CDS encoding S8 family serine peptidase: MRKLLLSGLLAAATIGLLAGNAHALRNLSLRQMGELPRDQFVELIDPDMVYLDKLVVQFSEDTRVRLQGERLVSLEGRNLGGVEAFLKAHPDIVVSRVFESMSVDELDAYVERGERLSGIDVADLNNFYLFTLKGGNRDAKGLLTELLKQPLVQTAYYEPIATPAICGSDPAPATPNYVPSQDYREAAPTGVDIDYAWAFDPTYGKGLGSYWFQDLEWGWTETHEDFGNVLITNGPDSATPDFYNHGTAVMSIVGACDDGKGVSGLVPNTRLTARVVSNHATTADALIAIGSQLLTGETYLIEMHAGGPNPGWACVCNCSQFTYIAMEYWVANFNAILANSTNGKTCIEAAGNGSMDLDWAGYGGAFDLGVRDSGAIVVGAGTSGSVHNPECWTNHGSRVSAQGWGDGVYAAGYGDVFNPAGIDQDYTASFSGTSSASPIVTGAAISLALIHRYQNGSYMSPWDVRSRLTINGTPQGPTDTWKEINALPNMKGILAPDLTAYNPGWDAVIVPSDVGGTTVLPANLPPAPATTYFDWAWVNWSHYATIGAYENYLLQDDAVVAVNGIGSHPKFWYYTTGDFGMAVRGGLHYLRLYNDQSGVVDESIETNNNSTIAYRWDPMVLASDVPQTYSRGPKRNPQGYSYAALDGYGNGGWGGWWDITGVMPSVGADYDIQLFNTDPTPTTGWTGALAGSAGVSTVDFVGSNNNAVGDADFYGIINYSDTGENYTVEHEASTGIGSPPAVPTLISTNQLLSGEILDVFEMYVDDLEPIRFALDLTYGNADVAVFVFGPSSTYFGRGSALWTLNAAGNGGDEVGLFTPPATGWHGIVICKNLVTQLNEEAYYDFYWGPPAGDLTSYTPAGWTGPVVARNSGVGPVGVLPTVLNEGSSVLDAGVANVGSGDTPAGPDNNMTVDGIVAATAGPYGSLWPGFAGYLSEWPIGTVKGGRHEVGSIEDAYYEVAEELPGGESNNVTYAQYAWAPHALAGLTPESRSAAPNWANFNNPAYWSLPGFNQDGYVLTAVYWSGVAAMPTDPAEQLNVHAYDNADNNSNTALLYPVESNYTAPGEISFTLANGNVLGYGSTHNVGVTNNLAYPYVIPAAPYTVQQSQWQGDLQQGTMFHNTLTSGAGGGQILHTYDVYLQGGQSYPIQLFNNSSVDLGVAIFTAGDNYAPLSSAEGLFNVNGPTGSESGTFTASATGWHGVAVYRTRSTDLGPDAPYGIVVGSWAPQPILDLSIIMTDTDGTDDVLGFALDWSDVVYDTNFYPLAVDHYNCYYSSSPYAGWMQFAVEYTSQTGPWGIWIGGDPDFYFMVTAVDENGMLLASSRPFQGPLGGPVETPTSRILGLPSGISQPAVGTDR; the protein is encoded by the coding sequence ATGAGGAAGCTTCTTCTCAGCGGCCTGCTGGCCGCCGCGACCATCGGCCTGCTGGCCGGCAACGCCCACGCGCTGCGCAATCTCTCCCTGCGGCAGATGGGTGAACTGCCCCGCGACCAGTTCGTCGAACTGATCGACCCCGACATGGTCTACCTGGACAAGCTGGTGGTGCAATTCAGCGAAGACACGCGCGTGCGCCTGCAGGGCGAGCGACTGGTCTCGCTGGAGGGTCGGAACCTCGGCGGTGTGGAGGCCTTCCTGAAGGCGCACCCGGACATCGTCGTCTCCCGCGTCTTCGAAAGCATGAGCGTGGATGAGCTGGATGCCTACGTGGAGCGCGGCGAGCGCCTCTCCGGCATCGACGTGGCCGACCTGAACAACTTCTACCTGTTCACGTTGAAGGGCGGCAACCGCGACGCCAAGGGCCTGCTGACGGAGCTGCTCAAGCAGCCCCTCGTCCAGACCGCCTACTACGAGCCCATCGCCACCCCGGCGATCTGCGGCAGCGATCCGGCGCCGGCCACGCCCAACTACGTGCCCAGCCAGGACTACCGCGAGGCCGCGCCCACGGGCGTGGACATCGATTACGCCTGGGCCTTTGACCCCACCTACGGCAAGGGTCTGGGCTCCTATTGGTTCCAGGATCTGGAGTGGGGCTGGACGGAGACCCACGAGGACTTCGGCAACGTTCTGATCACCAACGGACCGGACAGCGCCACGCCGGACTTCTACAACCACGGCACGGCGGTGATGTCCATCGTGGGCGCCTGCGACGACGGCAAGGGCGTCAGCGGCCTGGTGCCCAACACGCGCCTCACGGCCCGCGTGGTGAGCAACCACGCCACCACGGCGGACGCGCTGATCGCCATCGGCAGCCAGCTCCTCACGGGCGAGACCTACCTGATCGAGATGCACGCCGGCGGCCCCAACCCCGGTTGGGCCTGCGTGTGCAATTGCAGCCAGTTCACCTACATCGCGATGGAGTACTGGGTGGCCAACTTCAACGCCATCCTGGCCAACTCCACCAACGGCAAGACCTGCATCGAGGCCGCCGGCAACGGCAGCATGGACCTCGACTGGGCCGGCTACGGCGGCGCCTTCGATCTGGGCGTGCGCGACAGCGGCGCCATCGTGGTGGGTGCCGGCACCTCGGGCAGCGTGCACAACCCCGAGTGCTGGACCAACCACGGCAGCCGCGTCAGTGCCCAGGGCTGGGGTGACGGCGTCTACGCCGCCGGCTATGGCGACGTCTTCAATCCGGCCGGCATTGACCAGGATTACACGGCCTCGTTCAGTGGGACCTCCAGCGCCAGCCCCATCGTGACCGGCGCGGCCATCTCGCTGGCGTTGATCCATCGCTATCAGAACGGCAGCTACATGAGCCCGTGGGATGTGCGCAGCCGGCTGACCATCAACGGCACGCCCCAGGGTCCCACCGACACCTGGAAGGAAATCAACGCCCTGCCCAACATGAAGGGCATCCTGGCCCCGGACCTGACCGCTTACAATCCCGGTTGGGACGCCGTCATCGTGCCTTCCGACGTGGGTGGCACCACGGTCTTGCCGGCCAACCTGCCGCCGGCCCCCGCCACCACCTACTTCGACTGGGCCTGGGTGAACTGGAGCCACTACGCCACCATCGGCGCTTATGAGAACTACCTGCTCCAGGACGACGCCGTGGTGGCCGTCAATGGTATCGGCAGCCACCCCAAGTTCTGGTACTACACCACGGGCGACTTCGGGATGGCCGTCCGCGGCGGCTTGCACTACCTGCGCTTGTACAACGACCAATCCGGCGTGGTGGATGAGAGCATCGAGACCAACAACAACAGCACCATCGCCTATCGCTGGGATCCGATGGTGCTGGCCTCCGATGTGCCCCAGACCTACAGCCGCGGCCCGAAACGCAATCCGCAGGGCTACAGCTACGCGGCCCTGGACGGCTATGGCAACGGTGGCTGGGGCGGCTGGTGGGACATCACCGGCGTGATGCCCTCCGTGGGCGCCGACTATGACATCCAGCTGTTCAACACCGACCCCACGCCCACCACGGGCTGGACCGGCGCCTTGGCCGGCTCCGCGGGCGTGAGCACCGTGGACTTCGTCGGTTCCAACAACAACGCGGTGGGCGACGCGGACTTCTACGGCATAATCAACTACTCCGACACCGGCGAGAACTACACCGTTGAGCACGAAGCCTCCACGGGCATCGGTTCGCCGCCGGCCGTTCCCACGCTGATCTCCACCAACCAGCTTCTTAGCGGGGAGATCCTCGACGTCTTCGAGATGTACGTGGACGATCTGGAGCCCATCCGCTTCGCACTGGACCTCACCTACGGCAACGCCGACGTGGCCGTCTTCGTGTTCGGTCCTTCCTCCACCTACTTCGGGCGCGGCTCCGCCCTGTGGACGCTCAACGCAGCCGGCAACGGCGGCGATGAAGTGGGCCTCTTCACGCCTCCGGCAACGGGCTGGCACGGTATCGTGATCTGCAAGAACCTGGTCACGCAGCTGAATGAGGAAGCCTACTACGACTTCTACTGGGGTCCGCCCGCGGGTGACCTGACCTCCTACACCCCGGCCGGCTGGACCGGACCCGTGGTGGCCCGCAACAGCGGCGTGGGCCCCGTCGGTGTGTTGCCCACTGTGTTGAATGAAGGCAGCTCGGTGCTGGACGCCGGCGTGGCGAACGTAGGCAGCGGCGACACGCCGGCCGGCCCCGACAACAACATGACCGTGGACGGCATCGTCGCCGCCACCGCCGGTCCCTACGGCAGCCTGTGGCCCGGCTTCGCCGGTTACCTCTCCGAGTGGCCCATTGGCACGGTGAAGGGCGGACGCCACGAAGTGGGCTCCATCGAGGACGCGTACTACGAGGTGGCCGAGGAGCTGCCCGGCGGCGAGTCCAACAACGTCACGTATGCGCAGTACGCCTGGGCCCCCCACGCGCTGGCCGGCCTGACTCCCGAGTCGCGCTCGGCGGCTCCCAACTGGGCCAACTTCAACAACCCCGCCTACTGGTCCCTGCCCGGCTTCAACCAGGACGGCTACGTGCTCACGGCCGTGTACTGGAGCGGCGTGGCGGCCATGCCCACGGACCCCGCGGAGCAGCTGAATGTCCACGCCTACGACAACGCGGACAACAACTCCAACACGGCGCTCCTCTATCCCGTGGAGTCCAACTACACGGCCCCCGGCGAGATCAGCTTCACCCTGGCCAACGGCAACGTGCTGGGTTACGGCAGCACGCACAACGTGGGCGTGACCAACAACCTGGCCTATCCCTACGTGATCCCCGCGGCGCCCTACACGGTGCAGCAGAGCCAGTGGCAGGGCGACCTGCAGCAGGGCACGATGTTCCACAACACCCTGACTTCCGGCGCGGGCGGTGGGCAGATCCTGCACACCTATGACGTCTACCTGCAGGGCGGCCAGAGCTATCCGATCCAGCTCTTCAACAATTCCAGCGTTGACCTGGGCGTGGCGATCTTCACGGCCGGGGACAACTACGCGCCCCTGAGCAGCGCCGAAGGCCTGTTCAACGTCAACGGCCCCACGGGCTCCGAGAGCGGCACCTTCACGGCCAGCGCCACGGGTTGGCACGGCGTGGCGGTCTACCGCACGCGTTCCACCGACCTGGGTCCCGATGCTCCCTACGGCATCGTGGTGGGCAGCTGGGCGCCGCAGCCGATCCTCGATCTGTCCATCATCATGACGGACACGGACGGCACGGATGACGTCCTCGGGTTCGCGCTGGATTGGAGCGACGTCGTGTACGACACGAACTTCTATCCGCTGGCCGTGGACCACTACAACTGCTACTACTCGTCGAGCCCCTACGCGGGCTGGATGCAGTTCGCCGTCGAGTACACCAGCCAGACCGGCCCCTGGGGCATCTGGATCGGCGGCGACCCCGACTTCTACTTCATGGTGACGGCCGTGGACGAGAACGGCATGTTGCTGGCCAGCTCCCGGCCCTTCCAGGGACCGCTGGGCGGCCCGGTGGAGACTCCCACCTCGCGTATTCTCGGTCTGCCGTCCGGCATCAGCCAGCCGGCCGTGGGGACTGACCGCTAG
- a CDS encoding S8 family serine peptidase, whose translation MNKLLTLSLTGLCLTGLLAPTAHALRNLSLRQMGELPRDQFVDLIDPDLYRTDKLIVQFSEDTRVRLQGGRLVSLEGRSMAGVESFLKTHPEIELSRVFQSMSVEELDAYVERGERLSGIDVADLNNFYLFTLKGGNRDAKGLLMELLKQSVVQTAYYEAIPSPAVCGTDPTPTTPNWTASQDYREAAPTGVDINYAWTYDPVNGRGLPSYWFQDLEWGWTETHEDYSSLTINSGPDSTNPDFYNHGTAVVSIVGACEDSKGVTGLVPLTHLTARVVSGHASTADALIAIGSQLMTGETYLIEMHAGGPNPGWTCVCNCGQFTYIAIEYWTAEFNAILANSTNGRTCIEAAGNGSMDLDWAGYGGAFDLGVRDSGAIVVGAGTSGSVHNPECWTNHGTRISAQGWGDGVYAAGYGDLFNQTGGDQDYTAGFSGTSSASPIVTGAAISLALIHRYQHGAYLSPWDLRSRLTTNGTPQGPTDTWKEINVLPNLKGILAPDLQPYNPGWADIIVPSDVSGTNTLPAALPPAPATTYLDWAWINAGRYGAATPARAYLYRDDVMVAYGVNGTLNPWTTSNISDHQTTVRGGLHYLRNTLDATSLVDESVESNNTTVIGYRWEPTALASNTPQTFSRGPLKSPEGYSFNALDGYGNGGAPGWWDVTGVMPSGTGDYDIRLYNTDPTPTSGWTATVASSAGVSTTDFVGHNRNGGTTANFVGVVNYADSAEDYTVEREASTGVGNPPAVQALLSANALAAGEILDVFELNLLNLNPVRFVLDITAGDADVALFVFGPSATSFSRSGALWTLNAAGDGGDEAGTFTPTATGWHGLVVCKNLANQLAESATYNLYWGPPTGDLTSALPAGWTAPVVVRNSGTIGVLPAVLTEGTTLCDAGVANIGSGATPAGPNNSMTLDGVTVATSSDYGTLPSGWSGYLSSRSLGTVKGGRHEVGSIEDANSELAEELPGGEDNNRTYAQYAWAPHVLVAGTQESRTAAPNFVNPQNPDYWSLPAWNQDGYRLTTSYWSAVAAMPTHAEGYLVSFLFDNADTDPTTSYLYPMVSHYPAYGEISLVAANGNSIGNGQLRNTSVTNGWAYPSFSSEPYTVQEAVNSGDMTHGVVYAGTLDAGAGGGQLVHMRDIQLFAGQSYPVHLFNNSSVDLGVAIFPASLSYASLPGAGAVYNSGGSTVDEEGVFTAATTGWHGLAVYRTRYSDLGPAADYRLVVGTWGPAPVTNLSVVVTDTNTEDDGRITCHLDWDDVTTDTNGNPLVVDSYNCYYNLGGYDGWTHFFQTAVSETIDFYPLVSDYPVFTFKVTATDENGMLLGSSGPIQVPMSGTATPMTRALVFPNGAQPLIIAPAEVGR comes from the coding sequence ATGAACAAGCTCCTGACCCTTTCCCTGACGGGCCTGTGTCTCACAGGCCTGCTGGCCCCCACGGCCCACGCCCTGCGCAATCTCTCCCTGCGACAAATGGGCGAGCTGCCCCGCGACCAGTTCGTGGACCTGATCGACCCGGACCTCTACCGCACCGACAAGCTCATCGTCCAGTTCAGCGAGGACACGCGCGTGCGCCTGCAGGGCGGGCGGCTGGTCTCGCTGGAAGGCCGGAGCATGGCCGGCGTGGAGAGCTTCCTCAAGACACATCCCGAGATCGAGCTCTCCCGCGTCTTCCAGAGCATGTCTGTGGAGGAGCTGGACGCCTACGTGGAGCGCGGCGAGCGCCTCTCCGGCATCGACGTGGCTGACCTCAACAACTTCTACCTGTTCACGCTGAAGGGCGGCAACCGCGACGCCAAGGGCCTGCTGATGGAGCTGCTCAAGCAGTCCGTCGTCCAGACGGCCTACTACGAGGCCATTCCCTCCCCGGCCGTGTGCGGGACGGATCCCACCCCGACCACGCCCAACTGGACCGCCAGCCAGGACTACCGCGAGGCGGCCCCCACAGGCGTGGACATCAACTATGCCTGGACCTATGACCCTGTCAACGGCAGGGGTCTGCCCAGCTACTGGTTCCAGGATCTGGAGTGGGGCTGGACGGAGACCCATGAGGATTACAGCTCCCTGACCATCAACAGCGGCCCGGACAGCACGAATCCGGACTTCTACAACCACGGCACGGCGGTGGTCTCCATCGTGGGCGCCTGCGAAGACAGCAAGGGCGTCACCGGCCTGGTCCCCTTGACGCACCTTACGGCCCGCGTGGTGTCGGGTCACGCCAGCACGGCGGACGCGCTCATCGCCATCGGCAGCCAACTGATGACCGGCGAGACCTACTTGATCGAGATGCACGCCGGCGGCCCCAATCCCGGCTGGACCTGCGTGTGCAACTGCGGCCAGTTCACCTACATCGCCATTGAGTATTGGACGGCGGAGTTCAACGCCATCCTGGCCAACTCGACCAACGGTCGCACCTGCATCGAGGCGGCGGGTAACGGCAGCATGGACCTGGACTGGGCCGGCTACGGCGGCGCCTTCGATCTGGGCGTGCGCGACAGCGGGGCGATCGTCGTGGGCGCCGGCACCTCGGGCAGCGTGCACAACCCCGAGTGCTGGACCAACCACGGCACGCGCATCAGCGCCCAGGGCTGGGGCGACGGCGTCTACGCCGCGGGCTACGGCGATCTCTTCAACCAGACCGGCGGCGACCAGGACTACACGGCGGGCTTCAGCGGCACCTCCAGCGCCAGTCCCATCGTCACGGGCGCGGCCATCAGCCTGGCGCTCATCCACCGCTACCAGCATGGCGCCTACCTGAGCCCCTGGGACCTGCGCAGCCGCCTGACCACCAACGGCACGCCCCAGGGTCCCACGGACACCTGGAAGGAGATCAATGTCCTGCCCAACCTGAAGGGCATCCTGGCCCCGGATCTGCAACCCTACAATCCGGGCTGGGCGGACATCATCGTGCCTTCCGATGTGAGCGGCACCAACACCTTGCCGGCCGCCCTGCCGCCGGCGCCGGCCACCACCTACCTCGACTGGGCCTGGATCAATGCCGGCCGGTACGGCGCCGCGACCCCCGCCCGCGCCTACCTCTACCGGGACGACGTCATGGTGGCTTACGGCGTGAACGGCACGTTGAACCCCTGGACGACCAGCAACATCAGCGACCACCAGACCACGGTCCGCGGCGGCTTGCACTACCTGCGCAACACGCTGGACGCCACCTCTCTGGTGGACGAGAGCGTGGAGAGCAACAACACGACGGTCATCGGCTACCGCTGGGAGCCCACGGCGCTGGCCTCCAATACGCCGCAGACCTTCAGCCGGGGGCCGCTCAAGAGCCCGGAAGGCTACTCCTTCAACGCCCTGGACGGCTACGGAAACGGCGGGGCGCCGGGCTGGTGGGACGTGACCGGCGTGATGCCGTCCGGCACCGGAGATTACGACATCCGCCTCTACAACACGGATCCCACCCCCACCTCCGGCTGGACGGCCACGGTGGCTTCCTCGGCCGGCGTGTCCACCACGGACTTCGTGGGCCACAACCGCAACGGCGGCACCACGGCCAACTTCGTGGGCGTGGTGAACTACGCCGACAGCGCGGAGGACTACACGGTGGAACGCGAAGCCTCCACGGGCGTGGGCAATCCTCCCGCCGTCCAGGCGCTGCTCTCCGCCAATGCCCTCGCTGCCGGCGAGATCCTCGACGTGTTCGAGCTCAACCTTCTCAACCTGAACCCCGTGCGCTTCGTCCTGGACATCACGGCGGGCGACGCCGACGTGGCCCTGTTCGTCTTCGGCCCCAGCGCCACCAGTTTCTCCCGCTCCGGTGCGCTGTGGACCCTGAACGCGGCGGGCGACGGCGGCGACGAGGCCGGCACCTTCACGCCCACGGCCACGGGCTGGCACGGCCTGGTGGTGTGCAAGAACCTGGCCAACCAGTTGGCGGAAAGCGCCACCTACAACCTCTACTGGGGACCGCCCACGGGCGACCTCACATCGGCGCTGCCGGCCGGTTGGACGGCCCCCGTGGTGGTGCGCAACAGCGGGACCATCGGCGTGTTGCCCGCGGTCCTGACCGAGGGCACGACCTTGTGTGACGCCGGCGTGGCCAACATCGGCAGCGGAGCCACCCCCGCCGGCCCCAACAACTCCATGACCCTGGACGGCGTCACCGTCGCGACCAGCAGCGATTACGGCACCCTGCCCAGCGGCTGGAGCGGCTATCTGTCCAGCCGATCCCTGGGCACGGTGAAGGGCGGCCGCCACGAGGTGGGTTCCATCGAAGACGCGAACAGCGAGCTGGCCGAGGAACTGCCGGGGGGCGAGGACAACAACCGCACCTACGCGCAGTACGCCTGGGCGCCCCACGTCCTGGTGGCGGGCACCCAGGAGTCGCGAACGGCAGCGCCCAACTTCGTCAACCCCCAGAACCCGGACTACTGGAGCCTGCCCGCCTGGAACCAGGACGGCTATCGCCTGACCACCAGCTACTGGAGCGCCGTGGCGGCCATGCCCACCCATGCGGAGGGCTATCTGGTCAGCTTCCTGTTTGACAACGCCGACACCGATCCCACCACCTCGTACCTGTATCCGATGGTGTCCCACTATCCTGCTTACGGCGAGATCAGCCTGGTGGCCGCCAACGGCAACAGCATCGGCAACGGCCAGCTGCGGAACACGAGCGTGACCAACGGCTGGGCCTATCCCTCCTTCAGCAGCGAGCCCTACACGGTGCAGGAGGCCGTCAACTCAGGCGACATGACTCATGGGGTCGTATACGCCGGCACCTTGGACGCCGGAGCGGGGGGCGGGCAGCTCGTGCACATGCGCGACATCCAACTGTTCGCCGGGCAGAGTTACCCCGTCCACCTGTTCAACAACTCCTCCGTGGATCTGGGTGTGGCCATTTTCCCGGCCTCGCTGAGCTACGCCTCGCTGCCCGGCGCCGGCGCCGTGTACAACTCGGGCGGTTCGACCGTCGACGAGGAAGGGGTGTTCACCGCGGCCACGACGGGCTGGCACGGATTGGCCGTCTACCGGACCCGCTACTCGGACCTGGGTCCGGCCGCGGACTACCGCCTCGTGGTGGGCACGTGGGGACCGGCGCCCGTCACCAACCTGAGCGTCGTGGTGACCGACACCAACACCGAGGACGACGGCCGCATCACCTGCCACCTGGACTGGGACGATGTGACCACGGACACGAACGGCAATCCGCTGGTCGTGGATTCCTACAACTGCTACTACAATCTGGGTGGCTACGACGGGTGGACCCACTTCTTCCAAACCGCCGTCAGCGAAACCATCGACTTCTACCCGCTGGTCTCGGACTACCCGGTCTTCACCTTCAAGGTGACCGCCACTGACGAGAACGGCATGCTGCTGGGCAGCAGCGGTCCCATCCAGGTACCCATGAGCGGAACCGCGACGCCGATGACCCGCGCGTTGGTCTTTCCCAACGGCGCGCAACCGCTGATCATCGCCCCTGCGGAAGTCGGCCGGTAG